One Streptomyces sp. NBC_01237 genomic region harbors:
- the qcrA gene encoding cytochrome bc1 complex Rieske iron-sulfur subunit has product MSSQEIPEETLPAEQETAHGAVEGTDDPFADPGLPAHKPRIQDIDERAAKRSERAVAFMFTLSMLATVAFIASYVIFPVDRIVYIWPFGHVSALNFSLGVTLGVALFFIGAGAVHWARTLMSDVEVADDRHAIEATPEVKAKVLADFKAGAEESAFGRRKLIRNTMFGALALVPLSGVVLLRDLGPLPEKKLRHTLWAKGKQLINMNTMEPLRPEDIVVGSLTFAMPEGLKEDAHDFQTQMGKAALMIIRIEPDDIKDKRERDWAHEGIVAFSKICTHVGCPISLYEQQTHHVLCPCHQSTFDLSDGARVIFGPAGHPLPQLRIGVNSEGNLEALGDFDEPVGAAFWERG; this is encoded by the coding sequence ATGAGTAGCCAAGAGATTCCAGAAGAGACCCTGCCCGCAGAGCAGGAGACCGCGCACGGCGCGGTAGAGGGTACGGACGACCCGTTCGCCGACCCGGGGCTGCCGGCCCACAAGCCGCGCATCCAGGACATCGACGAACGTGCCGCGAAGCGCTCCGAGCGGGCCGTCGCGTTCATGTTCACGCTGTCGATGCTGGCGACGGTGGCGTTCATCGCCTCCTACGTCATCTTCCCGGTGGACCGGATCGTCTACATCTGGCCCTTCGGCCATGTGAGCGCGCTCAACTTCTCCCTGGGTGTGACCCTGGGCGTGGCGCTCTTCTTCATCGGCGCGGGCGCCGTCCACTGGGCGCGCACCCTGATGTCCGACGTGGAGGTGGCCGACGACCGGCACGCCATCGAGGCGACCCCCGAGGTCAAGGCGAAGGTGCTCGCCGACTTCAAGGCCGGTGCCGAGGAGTCCGCCTTCGGGCGGCGCAAGCTGATCCGTAACACCATGTTCGGCGCGCTGGCCCTGGTGCCGCTCTCCGGCGTGGTGCTGCTGCGCGACCTCGGTCCGCTGCCGGAGAAGAAGCTCCGCCACACCCTGTGGGCCAAGGGCAAGCAGCTCATCAACATGAACACGATGGAGCCGCTGCGTCCCGAGGACATCGTCGTCGGTTCGCTGACCTTCGCCATGCCCGAGGGCCTGAAGGAGGACGCGCACGACTTCCAGACGCAGATGGGCAAGGCGGCCCTGATGATCATCCGCATCGAGCCGGACGACATCAAGGACAAGCGCGAGCGCGACTGGGCCCACGAGGGCATCGTGGCCTTCTCGAAGATCTGTACCCACGTCGGCTGCCCGATCAGCCTGTACGAGCAGCAGACGCACCACGTGCTCTGCCCGTGCCACCAGTCCACTTTCGACCTCTCCGACGGCGCTCGCGTCATCTTCGGTCCGGCCGGTCACCCCCTTCCGCAGCTGCGGATCGGTGTGAACAGTGAGGGCAACCTCGAGGCGCTCGGCGACTTCGATGAGCCCGTCGGTGCTGCCTTCTGGGAGCGCGGATGA
- the qcrC gene encoding cytochrome bc1 complex diheme cytochrome c subunit, translated as MKKLSARRRHPLAAIVVLLLALAATGGLYAAFAPAGKAQADETAQSLAIEEGKKLYSVGCASCHGAGGQGTTDGPQLVGVGSAAVDFQVATGRMPAQQPGAQVPKKKVIYTQAEIDQLAAYVASLGAGPITPTENQVNPAGADVAKGGDLFRTNCAQCHNFTGEGGALTHGKYAPTLDGVSPKHIYEAMQTGPQSMPSFPDTTMPEQEKKDIIAYIKTVNGDKAENPGGLSLGGLGPVSEGLFAWIFGLGALIAVAVWVAAHTAKAKKS; from the coding sequence GTGAAAAAGCTCTCCGCACGACGACGCCATCCACTGGCGGCGATCGTCGTACTACTCCTCGCGCTGGCGGCTACCGGGGGGCTGTACGCCGCGTTTGCGCCTGCGGGCAAGGCGCAGGCCGACGAAACCGCCCAGTCCCTCGCCATCGAGGAGGGCAAGAAGCTCTACTCCGTCGGCTGCGCCAGCTGCCACGGAGCCGGCGGTCAGGGCACCACCGACGGGCCGCAGCTTGTCGGCGTGGGCTCCGCCGCCGTTGACTTCCAGGTCGCTACGGGCCGTATGCCGGCACAGCAGCCGGGTGCCCAGGTACCGAAGAAGAAGGTCATCTACACCCAGGCCGAGATCGACCAGCTGGCGGCGTACGTAGCGTCGCTCGGCGCCGGTCCGATCACGCCGACCGAGAACCAGGTCAACCCGGCCGGCGCAGATGTCGCCAAGGGCGGCGACCTGTTCCGTACCAACTGCGCCCAGTGCCACAACTTCACCGGTGAGGGCGGCGCGCTGACACACGGCAAGTACGCCCCGACCCTTGACGGCGTGAGCCCGAAGCACATCTACGAGGCCATGCAGACCGGCCCGCAGAGCATGCCCTCCTTCCCCGACACGACGATGCCGGAGCAGGAGAAGAAGGACATCATCGCGTACATCAAGACCGTGAACGGTGACAAGGCCGAGAACCCCGGAGGGCTTTCCCTCGGTGGCCTCGGACCGGTCAGCGAAGGTCTGTTCGCGTGGATCTTCGGGCTGGGCGCACTGATCGCAGTTGCCGTTTGGGTCGCGGCCCACACCGCTAAGGCCAAGAAGTCATGA
- the ctaE gene encoding aa3-type cytochrome oxidase subunit III, producing MSVVATATTVETGHAHPSVNRPNLTSVGTIIWLSSELMFFAALFAMYFTLRSVMGPDHWKEMAHHLNFPFSATNTTILVLSSLTCQLGVFAAERGDVKKLRTWFIITFVMGAIFIGGQVLEYTELVKDAGLSLSSDPYGSVFYLTTGFHGLHVTGGLIAFLLVLGRTYAAKRFTHEQATAAIVVSYYWHFVDVVWIGLFATIYMIK from the coding sequence ATGTCGGTCGTGGCGACAGCAACGACAGTAGAAACCGGGCACGCGCACCCGTCGGTCAATCGACCGAACCTCACCAGCGTCGGAACCATCATCTGGTTGAGTTCCGAGCTGATGTTCTTCGCGGCCCTCTTCGCGATGTACTTCACCCTGCGATCGGTGATGGGACCGGATCACTGGAAGGAGATGGCTCATCATCTGAACTTCCCGTTCTCCGCGACGAACACCACGATCCTGGTGCTTTCCTCTCTCACCTGCCAGCTCGGCGTTTTCGCCGCGGAGCGGGGCGATGTGAAGAAGCTCCGCACCTGGTTCATCATCACCTTCGTGATGGGTGCGATCTTCATCGGCGGCCAGGTCCTGGAGTACACCGAGCTGGTCAAGGACGCGGGGCTCTCCCTGTCGTCCGACCCGTACGGCTCGGTGTTCTACCTGACCACCGGCTTCCACGGTCTGCATGTGACAGGCGGTCTCATCGCCTTCCTGCTGGTTCTCGGCAGAACATACGCGGCCAAGAGGTTCACCCACGAACAGGCAACCGCCGCCATCGTCGTGTCCTACTACTGGCACTTCGTCGATGTCGTGTGGATCGGCCTCTTCGCCACGATCTACATGATCAAGTAA
- a CDS encoding L,D-transpeptidase: MNHTPRIRTVVSCTLLVVTFVAGAAACGEPDGHPLSEKPYDAGDQVTFNGPSEGERTDPDKPLEVTVKDDDVRITDVSAVDTGGRHLAGELAADGKRWHSTAPLAAGTGYTVRVSTEDDDGAPGSRTLAFETTSPKKLLKVSFGPQAGTYGVGQPITAELSAPVTDKASRATVERALKVRSTPAVTGSWYWVDDKTLHYRPQDYWPAKATIEVRSNLTGIKVTNALYGAAAKPLKLTTGDRIEAVTDASDHSMTVLRNGEVINTIPVTTGKPGFSTRNGVKVVLGKEYYVRMRGESIGISAGSSDSYDLPVYYATRVTWSGEYVHAAPWSTGSQGSANVSHGCTGMSTGDAEWFFDTVREGDIVKVVGSEGETMTPFDNGFGDWNLSWEKWQKGSALQNGTPDSGNTVQAARLRPQV; encoded by the coding sequence ATGAACCACACGCCGCGCATCCGCACCGTAGTGAGCTGCACTCTGCTGGTCGTGACCTTCGTCGCAGGTGCGGCTGCCTGTGGCGAGCCCGACGGCCACCCGCTCTCCGAGAAGCCGTACGACGCCGGGGACCAGGTCACCTTCAACGGTCCCTCCGAAGGCGAGAGGACCGACCCCGACAAGCCCCTCGAAGTGACCGTCAAGGACGACGACGTCCGCATCACGGACGTGTCGGCGGTGGACACCGGCGGCCGCCATCTCGCGGGCGAGCTCGCCGCCGACGGCAAACGGTGGCACTCCACCGCCCCGCTCGCGGCCGGCACCGGATACACCGTCAGGGTCTCCACCGAGGACGACGACGGCGCTCCGGGGAGCCGTACGCTCGCCTTCGAGACCACCTCGCCCAAGAAGCTGCTGAAGGTCTCCTTCGGCCCGCAGGCGGGCACCTACGGCGTCGGACAGCCCATCACGGCGGAACTGAGCGCTCCGGTCACCGACAAGGCCTCCAGGGCCACCGTGGAGCGCGCCCTGAAGGTCCGCTCCACCCCCGCGGTGACCGGCTCCTGGTACTGGGTGGACGACAAGACCCTGCACTACCGTCCGCAGGACTACTGGCCCGCCAAGGCCACCATCGAGGTACGCAGCAACCTCACCGGCATCAAGGTGACCAACGCCCTCTACGGGGCCGCCGCCAAGCCGCTGAAGCTCACCACCGGGGACCGTATCGAGGCCGTCACCGACGCCTCGGACCACTCGATGACGGTGCTGCGCAACGGAGAAGTGATCAACACCATTCCGGTCACCACCGGCAAGCCCGGCTTCTCCACCCGCAACGGCGTCAAGGTGGTGCTCGGGAAGGAGTACTACGTACGCATGCGCGGGGAGAGCATCGGTATCTCGGCCGGTTCCTCGGACTCGTACGACCTGCCGGTCTACTACGCCACGCGGGTGACCTGGAGCGGCGAGTACGTCCACGCGGCCCCCTGGTCGACCGGCTCGCAGGGCAGCGCGAACGTCAGCCACGGCTGCACGGGCATGAGTACGGGCGACGCCGAGTGGTTCTTCGACACCGTGCGCGAGGGCGACATCGTCAAGGTCGTCGGCAGCGAGGGCGAGACGATGACACCGTTCGACAACGGGTTCGGCGACTGGAACCTGTCCTGGGAGAAATGGCAGAAGGGCAGCGCCCTGCAGAACGGCACGCCGGACAGCGGAAACACCGTCCAGGCCGCGCGCCTGCGCCCCCAGGTCTGA
- a CDS encoding cytochrome c oxidase subunit 4: MKIQGKMFIWLSVFILAMAVTYGVWSKEPVGTTALVLAFGLSIMIGFYLAFTANRVDQMAQDNKEADVADEAGEVGFFSPHSWQPLSLAVGGAFAFMGVIFGWWLLYFSAPMLLIGLFGWVFEYYRGENRTQ; this comes from the coding sequence GTGAAGATCCAAGGCAAGATGTTCATCTGGCTGAGCGTCTTCATCCTCGCCATGGCCGTCACGTACGGCGTGTGGTCGAAGGAGCCGGTCGGCACCACCGCGCTCGTCCTGGCCTTCGGCCTGAGCATCATGATCGGCTTCTACCTGGCCTTCACGGCCAACCGGGTCGACCAGATGGCCCAGGACAACAAGGAAGCCGATGTCGCGGACGAGGCCGGCGAGGTGGGGTTCTTCTCCCCGCACAGCTGGCAGCCGCTCTCCCTGGCGGTCGGCGGCGCCTTCGCCTTCATGGGCGTCATCTTCGGCTGGTGGCTGCTGTACTTCTCGGCCCCGATGCTGCTGATCGGCCTCTTCGGCTGGGTCTTCGAGTACTACCGCGGTGAGAACCGCACCCAGTGA
- the ctaD gene encoding aa3-type cytochrome oxidase subunit I produces the protein MSILNEPQGAAAADDSYEDELPVRRKQPGNVVIKWLTTTDHKTIGTLYLVTSFVFFCIGGLMALFMRAELARPGTQIMSNEQFNQAFTMHGTIMLLMFATPLFAGFANWIMPLQIGAPDVAFPRLNMFAYWLYLFGSIIAVAGFLTPQGAADFGWFAYSPLSDAVRSPGIGADMWIMGLAFSGFGTILGSVNFITTIICMRAPGMTMFRMPIFVWNVLLTGVLVLLAFPVLAAALFALEADRKFGAHIFDAANGGALLWQHLFWFFGHPEVYIIALPFFGIISEVIPVFSRKPMFGYIGLISATIAIAGLSVTVWAHHMYVTGGVLLPFFSFMTFLIAVPTGVKFFNWIGTMWKGSLSFETPMLWAVGFLITFTFGGLTGVILASPPMDFHVSDSYFVVAHFHYVIFGTVVFAMFSGFHFWWPKFTGKMLDERLGKITFWTLFVGFHGTFLVQHWLGAEGMPRRYADYLAADGFTALNTISTISSFLLGLSMLPFFYNVWKTAKYGKKVEVDDPWGYGRSLEWATSCPPPRHNFLTLPRIRSESPAFDLHHPEIAALEQLEHHSEADKALAGGKEAGK, from the coding sequence GTGAGCATCCTCAACGAACCTCAGGGTGCCGCGGCAGCAGACGACTCGTATGAGGACGAGCTGCCGGTACGGCGCAAGCAGCCGGGAAACGTCGTCATCAAGTGGCTGACCACCACTGACCACAAGACGATCGGCACGCTCTACCTGGTCACGTCGTTCGTGTTCTTCTGCATCGGCGGACTGATGGCGCTCTTCATGCGCGCCGAGCTGGCCCGTCCCGGCACGCAGATCATGTCGAACGAGCAGTTCAACCAGGCGTTCACGATGCACGGCACGATCATGCTGCTGATGTTCGCGACGCCGCTGTTCGCCGGATTCGCGAACTGGATCATGCCGCTCCAGATCGGTGCGCCGGATGTGGCGTTCCCGCGGCTGAACATGTTCGCGTACTGGCTGTACCTCTTCGGCTCGATCATCGCGGTGGCCGGCTTCCTCACCCCGCAGGGTGCCGCCGACTTCGGCTGGTTCGCCTACTCCCCGCTGTCGGACGCGGTCCGCTCGCCGGGCATCGGCGCCGATATGTGGATCATGGGTCTGGCGTTCTCCGGATTCGGCACGATCCTCGGTTCGGTCAACTTCATCACCACGATCATCTGCATGCGCGCACCCGGCATGACGATGTTCCGCATGCCGATCTTCGTCTGGAACGTCCTGCTGACCGGTGTTCTGGTCCTGCTGGCCTTCCCGGTCCTCGCCGCCGCGCTCTTCGCGCTGGAGGCGGACCGTAAATTCGGTGCGCATATCTTCGACGCGGCCAATGGCGGCGCCTTGCTCTGGCAACACCTCTTCTGGTTCTTCGGCCATCCAGAGGTGTACATCATCGCCCTGCCATTCTTCGGAATCATTTCCGAAGTGATCCCGGTGTTCAGTCGCAAGCCGATGTTCGGTTACATCGGCCTGATCTCCGCGACGATCGCCATCGCGGGTCTCTCGGTGACCGTGTGGGCCCACCACATGTACGTCACCGGCGGTGTGCTGCTGCCGTTCTTCTCCTTCATGACCTTCCTGATCGCGGTACCGACCGGTGTGAAGTTCTTCAACTGGATCGGCACGATGTGGAAGGGGTCGTTGTCCTTCGAGACACCGATGCTCTGGGCCGTCGGCTTCCTGATCACCTTCACCTTCGGTGGTCTGACCGGCGTCATCCTGGCCTCGCCCCCGATGGACTTCCACGTCTCCGACTCGTACTTCGTCGTCGCGCACTTCCACTACGTCATCTTCGGCACCGTGGTCTTCGCGATGTTCTCCGGATTCCACTTCTGGTGGCCGAAGTTCACGGGCAAGATGCTGGACGAGCGGCTCGGCAAGATCACGTTCTGGACGCTGTTCGTGGGCTTCCACGGCACGTTCCTGGTGCAGCACTGGCTCGGTGCCGAGGGAATGCCGCGTCGATACGCGGACTATCTCGCCGCTGACGGCTTCACCGCGCTGAACACGATCTCGACGATCTCCTCGTTCCTGCTCGGCCTGTCGATGCTGCCGTTCTTCTACAACGTCTGGAAGACGGCCAAGTACGGCAAGAAGGTCGAGGTCGACGACCCGTGGGGTTACGGCCGTTCGCTGGAGTGGGCCACGTCCTGCCCGCCGCCGCGGCACAACTTCCTCACGCTGCCGCGGATCCGTTCCGAATCCCCGGCGTTCGACCTGCACCACCCGGAGATCGCGGCGCTCGAACAGCTGGAGCACCACTCCGAGGCCGACAAGGCCCTCGCCGGTGGCAAGGAGGCAGGCAAGTGA
- the ctaC gene encoding aa3-type cytochrome oxidase subunit II, whose translation MSPNGSDRSSRRPMRRKLPQVLTAGLVLATASGCSYNWEDFPRLGMPTPVTEEAPRILSLWQGSWAAALVTGVLVWGLIIWSVIFHRRSRTKVEVPPQTRYNMPIEALYTVVPLIIVSVLFYFTARDESKLLELSDKPAHTINVVGYQWSWGFNYIEKVEGQPSAGSEIPKELDAIPDRYREEFPKDAGGVYDVGIPGTRNPQNGNPGPTLWLPKGEKVRFVLTSRDVIHSFWVVPFLMKQDVIPGHTNAFEVTPNREGTFMGKCAELCGADHSRMLFNVKVVSPERYQQHLKELAEKGQTGYVPAGIEQTDPARNAETNKL comes from the coding sequence GTGAGTCCCAACGGCTCCGACCGCTCGTCGCGGCGCCCGATGCGGCGGAAGCTGCCGCAGGTGCTGACTGCGGGCCTGGTCCTGGCGACGGCCTCCGGTTGTTCATACAACTGGGAGGATTTCCCCCGCCTTGGTATGCCCACCCCGGTAACGGAAGAGGCCCCTCGGATCCTCTCCCTCTGGCAAGGCTCGTGGGCGGCAGCGCTCGTCACGGGTGTCCTTGTCTGGGGGCTGATCATCTGGAGCGTCATCTTCCACCGGCGTAGCCGGACCAAGGTGGAGGTACCTCCGCAGACCAGGTACAACATGCCCATTGAGGCGTTGTACACAGTGGTTCCCCTCATCATCGTCTCGGTGCTCTTCTACTTCACCGCGCGTGATGAATCGAAGCTCCTGGAGCTCTCCGACAAGCCGGCCCACACGATCAATGTGGTCGGCTACCAGTGGAGCTGGGGCTTCAACTACATCGAGAAGGTGGAAGGCCAGCCCTCCGCCGGCAGCGAGATCCCCAAGGAACTCGACGCCATCCCCGACCGGTACCGCGAGGAATTCCCCAAGGACGCCGGCGGCGTCTACGACGTGGGCATCCCCGGCACCCGTAACCCGCAGAACGGCAACCCGGGTCCGACCCTGTGGCTGCCGAAGGGTGAGAAGGTCCGCTTCGTCCTCACTTCGCGTGACGTCATCCACTCCTTCTGGGTGGTGCCGTTCCTCATGAAGCAGGACGTCATCCCGGGCCACACCAACGCGTTCGAGGTCACTCCCAACCGGGAGGGCACCTTCATGGGCAAGTGCGCCGAGCTCTGCGGCGCCGACCACTCCCGGATGCTCTTCAACGTCAAGGTCGTCTCCCCGGAGCGTTACCAGCAGCACCTCAAGGAGCTGGCGGAGAAGGGTCAGACGGGCTACGTGCCGGCAGGCATCGAGCAGACGGACCCGGCCAGGAATGCGGAGACGAACAAACTGTGA
- a CDS encoding cysteine desulfurase/sulfurtransferase TusA family protein: MPYFDAASAAPLHPVARQALLASLDEGWADPARLYREGRRARLLLDAAREAAAESVGCRPDELVFTSSGTTAVHSGIAGALSGRRRVGRHLVHSAVEHSSVLHSAAAHEAGGGAFTEVPVDRSGAVSPAAYAGALRADTALACLQSANHEVGTEQPVAEVAGICAAAGVPLLVDAAQSLGWGPVPGGWSLLTASAHKWGGPAGVGLLAVRKGVRFSPQGPAGERESGRAAGFENIPAIVAAAASLRAVRAEAAAESVRLRALVDLIRTTVAGRVPDVEVVGDPERRLPHLVTFSCLYVDGETLLHELDRAEFSVSSGSSCTSSTLTPSHVLKAMGVLSEGNVRLSLPAGTTRADVDRFLEVLPGVVAGVREKLGAPVSAPPSSTAPSPSPAAPLVVDALGRRCPIPVIELAKVIEEVPVGGTVRVLSDDEAARLDIPAWCEMRGQEYVGEEPAEQGSAYLVRRLG, translated from the coding sequence GTGCCCTACTTCGATGCCGCCTCCGCCGCCCCCCTGCACCCCGTCGCCCGCCAGGCGCTGCTTGCCTCGCTGGACGAGGGCTGGGCCGATCCCGCCAGGCTCTACCGGGAGGGGCGGCGCGCCCGGCTGCTGCTGGACGCGGCCCGGGAGGCCGCGGCGGAGTCCGTCGGCTGCCGTCCGGACGAGCTGGTCTTCACCTCTTCGGGGACGACGGCGGTGCACTCGGGAATTGCCGGGGCCCTTTCCGGGCGTCGGCGTGTCGGGCGCCATCTGGTCCACTCCGCGGTCGAACATTCGTCGGTACTCCATTCGGCCGCCGCCCACGAGGCGGGCGGGGGCGCGTTCACCGAGGTGCCGGTCGACCGGTCGGGCGCGGTGAGCCCGGCGGCGTACGCCGGGGCCCTGCGGGCGGACACCGCGCTGGCCTGCCTGCAATCGGCCAACCATGAGGTGGGCACCGAGCAGCCGGTGGCCGAGGTGGCCGGAATCTGCGCCGCCGCCGGGGTGCCGCTGCTGGTGGACGCGGCGCAGTCGCTGGGGTGGGGTCCGGTGCCCGGCGGCTGGTCGCTGCTGACCGCGAGCGCCCACAAATGGGGCGGACCCGCGGGGGTCGGGCTGCTGGCGGTACGCAAGGGGGTCCGCTTCTCCCCCCAGGGACCGGCCGGGGAACGGGAGTCCGGGCGGGCGGCCGGGTTCGAGAACATCCCGGCGATCGTGGCCGCCGCGGCCTCGCTGCGGGCGGTACGCGCCGAGGCGGCGGCCGAGTCGGTACGGCTGCGCGCCCTGGTCGACCTGATCCGGACGACGGTGGCCGGGCGGGTGCCCGATGTGGAGGTGGTGGGCGATCCGGAGCGGCGGCTGCCGCATCTGGTCACCTTCTCCTGTCTCTATGTCGACGGAGAGACGCTGCTGCACGAACTGGACCGGGCTGAATTCTCCGTATCGTCCGGTTCGTCCTGCACCAGCAGCACGCTGACGCCGAGCCATGTGCTCAAGGCGATGGGGGTGCTGTCCGAGGGAAACGTCCGGTTGTCGCTCCCGGCGGGCACCACCCGGGCCGATGTCGACCGCTTCCTGGAGGTGCTGCCGGGAGTGGTGGCCGGGGTGCGCGAGAAGCTGGGCGCCCCGGTGTCCGCGCCCCCCTCCTCCACAGCCCCCTCCCCCTCTCCCGCCGCGCCCCTCGTCGTCGACGCGCTGGGCAGGCGCTGCCCGATCCCGGTGATCGAGCTCGCAAAGGTGATCGAAGAGGTACCCGTGGGCGGCACGGTGAGGGTCCTGTCCGACGACGAGGCGGCGCGCCTGGACATCCCGGCGTGGTGCGAGATGCGCGGGCAGGAGTACGTGGGTGAGGAGCCGGCGGAGCAGGGCTCGGCCTATCTGGTCCGCCGGCTCGGCTGA
- a CDS encoding carbohydrate kinase family protein produces MRIAVTGSIATDHLMTFPGRFADQLVADQLHTVSLSFLVDNLDVRRGGVAANICFGMGLLGTRPILVGAAGADFDEYRAWLDRHGVETGSVRISEVLHTARFVCTTDADHNQIGSFYTGAMSEARLIELKNVADRVGGLDLVSIGADDPEAMLRHTEECRSRNIPFAADFSQQIARMDGDEIRILLDGATYLFSNEYEKGLIESKTGWNDAEILSKVGHRVTTLGARGVRIERVGEATIEVGCPDEETKADPTGVGDAFRAGFLSGLAWGVGLERAAQVGCMLATLVIETVGTQEYTLRRTDFMDRFTKAYGDEAAAEVRLHLV; encoded by the coding sequence GTGCGTATTGCAGTCACCGGCTCCATTGCCACCGATCACCTCATGACCTTCCCCGGCCGTTTCGCCGACCAGCTGGTCGCGGATCAGCTGCATACGGTCTCCCTCTCCTTCCTGGTCGACAACCTCGATGTGCGCCGGGGCGGTGTCGCCGCCAACATCTGCTTCGGCATGGGGTTGCTCGGCACCCGCCCGATCCTGGTCGGCGCGGCAGGTGCCGACTTCGACGAGTACCGCGCCTGGCTCGACCGGCACGGTGTCGAAACCGGTTCGGTACGGATCTCCGAGGTACTGCACACCGCCCGCTTCGTCTGCACGACGGACGCCGACCACAATCAGATCGGCTCCTTCTACACGGGCGCGATGAGCGAGGCCCGGCTGATCGAACTGAAGAACGTCGCCGACCGGGTCGGCGGCCTCGACCTGGTCTCGATCGGCGCCGACGACCCGGAGGCGATGCTCCGGCACACCGAGGAGTGCCGCTCCCGGAACATCCCGTTCGCCGCGGACTTCTCGCAGCAGATCGCCCGCATGGACGGCGACGAGATCCGCATCCTGCTGGACGGCGCCACGTACCTCTTCTCCAATGAGTACGAGAAGGGGCTCATCGAGTCGAAGACCGGCTGGAACGACGCGGAGATCCTGTCCAAGGTCGGCCACCGGGTCACCACGCTCGGCGCCCGGGGCGTGCGCATCGAGCGCGTCGGCGAGGCGACGATCGAGGTCGGCTGCCCGGACGAGGAGACCAAGGCCGACCCGACCGGCGTCGGCGACGCCTTCCGGGCCGGATTCCTCTCCGGTCTGGCCTGGGGTGTCGGCCTGGAGCGCGCCGCCCAGGTCGGCTGCATGCTCGCCACCCTGGTCATCGAGACGGTCGGCACCCAGGAGTACACCCTGCGCCGCACCGACTTCATGGACCGCTTCACCAAGGCGTACGGCGACGAGGCCGCCGCCGAGGTGCGTCTCCACCTGGTGTAG
- a CDS encoding HesB/IscA family protein, producing MSVSDETTTVNDGILLSDAAAAKVKGLLEQEGREDLALRVAVQPGGCSGLRYQLFFDERSLDGDVVKDFDGVKVVTDRMSAPYLGGASIDFVDTIEKQGFTIDNPNATGSCACGDSFN from the coding sequence ATGTCCGTATCGGACGAGACCACCACCGTGAACGACGGCATCCTCCTTTCGGACGCCGCCGCAGCCAAGGTCAAGGGCCTGCTGGAGCAGGAGGGCCGTGAGGACCTCGCGCTGCGTGTCGCCGTTCAGCCCGGCGGTTGCTCGGGCCTGCGCTACCAGCTCTTCTTCGACGAGCGTTCGCTCGACGGCGATGTCGTGAAGGACTTCGACGGCGTCAAGGTCGTCACCGACCGGATGAGCGCCCCGTACCTGGGCGGCGCCTCCATCGACTTCGTCGACACCATCGAGAAGCAGGGCTTCACGATCGACAACCCGAACGCCACGGGTTCCTGCGCCTGCGGTGACTCCTTCAACTAG